In Planctomycetaceae bacterium, a single window of DNA contains:
- a CDS encoding PAS domain S-box protein, protein MDSSASMHESREADWQLAVYFGFVFWGLAWLSRQLSLSDSSYIPFWLPSAAWLAVSMVMSIRSWHRLMFAAFVGNAAFDLSIGTPFLTLVGFYLSNLIQVVVGVFLLARFNGQQTKFHCLREFLWFVAVCGVIAPAIGAAGGAFTLVQSGWSTSFLDSWVTWSANGAMANLLVVPLAIAWIYPFRSGNSGFSRKRLLEFALLWTAMAVATWYVFVPGGGVLMPSKSLLLLFPLWAAIRMSLRSVSVLILSMAILSAFLTTHFLQGLSPDQMADGLHVRTLQSFLAVAVLTALVPNIVISERNQNLVRLTESQQVTRLATVTTGVGIWEWNLHTNAVRWDEQMFQIYGLEVTGERIVDYRTWSSSVHPEDLPEQERILNDTIERIGQSRREFRIRRHRDGQLRFIQATEVVDVDATGKPVAVVGTNLDITDRKSTEQSLRTSEERYRRLMEFLPEAILVCAQGRVVFCNPASVRLFRADSPSQLLQKPTRDLVEIEHDEAEQAESSPFVSQCQPTEDVLRTIFRLDGSCSSVTVTSASISDVGEDAVLVCLRDISERERTMNLLRSVLGSVTDAIFTIDLQGIIRSANPTAERFFQYSVEELLGQHISLLLPAVGQANKSIGDFVSAVNETVAVAKEHEFEGHRKDGSRFPVELTVTEFLLSGDQHFTGVVRDLTSRKRLETQLLHIQKMDAVGRLASGVAHDFNNLLTVINGYADLLLADMESNDPDRNAVSAILDAGTRAASVTSQLLAFSRRTVIAPVVLDLNEIVAQSHQLLRRLISENIDVKVVADSHCFVYVDANQIGQVIMNLVLNARDAMPNGGQICLKTQRICSTNGGQSGLSGSSGNRDFIQLSVSDDGVGIPEEIRSKLFEPFFTTKEVGKGTGLGLATAYGIIQQAGGHLEVESQVGRGTVVRVLLPAAEQPETSWKADRVAGEQDQNAGKGDERILLVEDDDSVRRITTVVLQSFGYTVVTASNGPEAIDLLQQDLQPDILITDVVMPEMSGRELADKVRIIAPKIRVLYCSGYTDDAVLLHGVRVATDAYIQKPYTPVGLAKKVRAVIDGVG, encoded by the coding sequence TGCGGCATTTGTCGGAAACGCAGCGTTTGATCTTTCCATAGGCACCCCATTCCTGACTCTTGTCGGTTTCTACCTGTCCAACTTAATTCAGGTTGTCGTTGGGGTCTTTCTGTTGGCCAGGTTTAACGGTCAGCAAACAAAGTTCCATTGCCTGAGGGAGTTTCTTTGGTTCGTGGCCGTTTGTGGCGTCATTGCGCCCGCTATTGGAGCTGCAGGAGGCGCTTTCACTCTGGTCCAGTCCGGATGGAGCACTTCCTTCCTGGATTCGTGGGTTACATGGTCTGCCAATGGAGCGATGGCCAATCTGTTGGTTGTCCCGCTGGCTATTGCATGGATTTATCCGTTTCGTTCCGGCAACAGCGGCTTCTCGCGGAAACGCCTTCTTGAGTTCGCACTTCTTTGGACAGCGATGGCGGTTGCTACCTGGTACGTCTTTGTTCCGGGTGGAGGAGTTTTGATGCCGAGCAAATCGCTGCTGCTGCTGTTTCCTCTTTGGGCAGCCATTCGAATGAGCCTGCGGAGTGTGTCCGTTTTGATTCTCAGTATGGCAATTCTTTCCGCATTCTTAACGACCCATTTTCTGCAGGGATTGTCACCTGATCAAATGGCTGACGGGCTGCATGTTCGAACACTGCAGTCATTTCTTGCCGTGGCGGTACTCACGGCGCTGGTACCCAACATCGTGATTTCGGAGAGAAATCAGAATCTTGTGAGGCTCACGGAAAGCCAGCAGGTGACTCGCCTTGCGACCGTGACCACTGGTGTGGGGATTTGGGAGTGGAATCTGCATACAAACGCGGTTCGCTGGGACGAACAGATGTTTCAAATCTACGGGTTGGAGGTAACCGGCGAGCGAATTGTGGACTACAGGACATGGAGCTCAAGTGTTCATCCGGAAGATCTTCCGGAGCAGGAGCGAATACTGAACGACACCATTGAGAGGATAGGACAGAGTCGTCGAGAGTTTCGGATTCGTCGTCATCGTGATGGCCAGTTGAGATTCATTCAGGCAACGGAGGTGGTTGATGTCGACGCAACGGGAAAGCCGGTTGCTGTTGTGGGAACCAATCTGGACATTACAGATCGCAAGAGCACTGAGCAATCGTTGCGCACGAGTGAAGAACGTTATCGACGATTGATGGAGTTTCTTCCGGAAGCAATCCTGGTCTGCGCTCAGGGACGGGTCGTTTTTTGCAATCCTGCCAGTGTCCGATTGTTTCGTGCGGATTCTCCGTCGCAGCTTCTTCAAAAGCCGACAAGGGACCTGGTTGAGATTGAACATGATGAAGCTGAGCAGGCTGAATCCAGCCCGTTCGTGTCACAGTGCCAGCCGACTGAGGACGTTCTTCGAACGATCTTTCGCCTGGACGGCAGTTGCAGCTCGGTGACGGTGACATCTGCCTCGATTAGTGATGTCGGCGAAGATGCCGTGCTGGTTTGTTTGCGCGATATCAGTGAGCGCGAGCGAACCATGAACCTGCTGCGTTCGGTGTTGGGAAGTGTGACGGATGCGATATTTACGATTGATTTGCAGGGCATCATTCGTTCGGCCAATCCCACGGCGGAGCGGTTCTTTCAATATTCCGTGGAAGAGCTGCTTGGTCAACATATTTCACTTTTGTTGCCAGCTGTTGGACAGGCTAACAAAAGTATCGGGGACTTTGTAAGTGCGGTGAACGAAACGGTTGCGGTTGCAAAAGAGCATGAGTTTGAGGGACATCGAAAAGACGGATCCCGTTTTCCCGTGGAGTTGACGGTCACCGAGTTCCTACTGAGCGGTGATCAGCATTTCACCGGTGTTGTCCGAGACCTCACTTCTCGCAAGCGACTGGAGACGCAGTTGCTGCATATACAGAAGATGGATGCGGTCGGTCGACTGGCCAGCGGAGTGGCCCATGATTTCAATAACCTGCTTACGGTCATCAATGGTTACGCCGATCTCCTGCTTGCCGACATGGAATCAAATGATCCTGACCGAAATGCTGTCTCTGCAATACTGGATGCTGGTACCAGAGCGGCGTCTGTGACTTCGCAGCTGCTGGCTTTCAGTCGACGAACGGTCATCGCGCCGGTGGTTCTTGATCTCAATGAAATTGTCGCACAGTCACATCAGCTTCTTCGGCGACTGATTAGTGAAAACATCGACGTGAAAGTGGTGGCGGATTCTCACTGCTTTGTTTACGTAGATGCGAATCAGATTGGCCAGGTGATTATGAATCTCGTGCTCAATGCGCGGGATGCGATGCCGAACGGCGGACAGATTTGTCTAAAGACTCAACGCATCTGCAGCACTAACGGAGGACAGTCCGGCCTGTCGGGTTCATCCGGAAATCGAGACTTCATCCAGCTTTCTGTCTCGGATGACGGTGTTGGGATTCCGGAGGAGATCCGAAGCAAGTTGTTTGAGCCATTCTTCACCACAAAGGAAGTGGGAAAGGGAACAGGACTGGGACTGGCAACCGCGTACGGCATCATTCAGCAGGCAGGCGGCCATCTTGAAGTGGAGAGTCAGGTTGGACGCGGCACTGTTGTTCGGGTTTTGCTGCCTGCGGCGGAACAGCCGGAAACGTCATGGAAAGCGGATCGTGTTGCTGGAGAACAGGATCAAAACGCCGGAAAAGGTGACGAGCGAATTCTGCTGGTAGAGGATGACGATTCGGTACGCAGGATCACAACGGTGGTGTTGCAGTCATTTGGTTACACCGTCGTTACCGCATCAAACGGCCCCGAGGCAATTGATTTGCTGCAGCAGGATCTGCAGCCCGACATACTGATCACAGATGTTGTGATGCCGGAGATGAGCGGGCGGGAACTGGCCGACAAGGTACGAATCATCGCCCCGAAAATTCGTGTGCTGTATTGCAGCGGCTATACCGACGATGCTGTTCTGCTGCATGGAGTTCGAGTAGCAACGGACGCCTATATTCAGAAGCCTTACACCCCGGTCGGTCTGGCGAAGAAGGTTCGTGCTGTGATTGACGGTGTGGGCTGA
- a CDS encoding GIY-YIG nuclease family protein — protein MKIMIECGNCKKRLTVDPKFAGRRLKCPKCEAKVKVPATEDKSAQESSKDDGVSRKDSELWSVATDKRKAGNLTRGQIRIALAENSIPADAYLKPEDGTADWQQLSVCAEFNEDAEQSDSRYCRECSARICVPPSFHSAKPRCPECGTRTEFINFLQAERPPIDNVPVEPWGKYDFIVVTMTGVLVLLSIISLVALMTSPFLAVLLNFAFFSGGTYLFAITYQHRSDSSRYRSRLQQTENLLAERSDSLRRITRNYNTLQRDLTEIKQQLEDETRSRCEELMGRTHQLLKDAEEDRDTVNRVAKRYLDEQLKWWTQKLRGDNYQIQKGRIEKAIQFIEKEAYILPEQMKKDIFGQLKRDYELRVRKEAEMERQRSLNQQMRAEQKAIKEAEEARKRAAAEQKAIQEALNAALSKAGAEHSAEVEELQRQLREAEERGQRAIAQAQLTKAGHVYVISNIGSFGADVFKVGLTRRLEPLDRVKELGDASVPFPFDVHMMIFSEDAPALEHALHKALSRFRVNRVNFRKEYFRVALETIHQSVLELHGNVEYIADAEALEYHRTMEMPEEEFADMEQMADAQGIDYESDEEDVD, from the coding sequence ATGAAGATCATGATCGAGTGTGGTAACTGCAAGAAAAGACTGACAGTCGACCCAAAGTTCGCTGGACGCCGACTGAAATGTCCGAAATGCGAGGCTAAAGTCAAGGTGCCTGCGACAGAAGACAAGTCCGCGCAGGAGTCTTCGAAAGACGATGGAGTGTCACGCAAGGACTCTGAACTCTGGAGTGTTGCCACTGACAAACGAAAGGCTGGAAATCTCACTCGCGGCCAGATTCGCATTGCCCTGGCTGAGAATTCTATTCCTGCGGATGCATACCTGAAGCCGGAAGATGGCACAGCGGATTGGCAGCAGTTGTCGGTTTGCGCTGAGTTCAATGAAGACGCAGAGCAGAGCGATTCACGTTACTGCCGGGAGTGTTCCGCACGAATTTGTGTGCCTCCATCGTTCCATTCAGCCAAGCCACGGTGTCCTGAATGTGGCACTCGAACCGAGTTCATTAACTTCCTTCAAGCTGAACGTCCTCCGATTGACAATGTTCCTGTCGAGCCCTGGGGGAAGTACGACTTCATTGTCGTAACCATGACAGGCGTTCTGGTTTTGCTGTCGATCATCAGTCTTGTGGCTCTCATGACATCGCCATTCCTGGCGGTGCTGTTGAACTTCGCCTTCTTTTCTGGCGGTACATATTTATTTGCTATCACCTATCAACATCGAAGTGATTCCAGCAGGTATCGATCGCGATTGCAGCAGACGGAAAACTTGCTGGCAGAACGGTCCGATTCACTCCGCCGAATCACTCGAAACTACAACACGTTGCAGCGTGACCTCACAGAAATAAAGCAGCAACTGGAGGACGAAACTCGAAGTCGCTGCGAAGAGCTTATGGGCCGGACCCATCAGCTCCTCAAGGATGCGGAAGAAGATCGCGACACTGTGAACCGCGTGGCCAAACGCTATTTGGATGAGCAACTAAAGTGGTGGACCCAGAAGCTACGTGGGGACAACTATCAGATTCAGAAAGGCCGGATTGAAAAGGCCATTCAGTTTATCGAGAAAGAAGCATATATACTTCCTGAGCAGATGAAGAAGGACATATTTGGGCAACTGAAACGGGACTACGAATTAAGAGTTCGGAAAGAGGCCGAGATGGAGCGACAACGTTCTCTGAATCAGCAGATGCGGGCTGAGCAAAAAGCAATCAAGGAAGCTGAAGAAGCAAGAAAACGAGCTGCTGCGGAGCAGAAGGCGATTCAGGAAGCATTGAATGCTGCACTTTCGAAGGCTGGAGCTGAACATTCAGCAGAAGTCGAAGAATTGCAGCGGCAACTGCGAGAGGCAGAAGAGAGGGGGCAGCGTGCTATCGCGCAGGCACAGTTGACCAAAGCTGGTCACGTGTATGTCATTAGCAACATTGGCTCATTCGGTGCCGATGTGTTTAAAGTCGGTCTTACCAGAAGACTGGAGCCGCTGGACCGGGTCAAAGAATTGGGCGACGCTTCTGTTCCGTTCCCGTTCGACGTTCACATGATGATCTTCTCTGAAGACGCTCCCGCACTCGAACACGCACTCCACAAGGCACTCAGCCGTTTTCGCGTTAACCGTGTGAATTTCCGAAAGGAGTATTTTCGAGTCGCTTTAGAGACTATCCATCAATCGGTTCTCGAACTTCATGGGAACGTAGAATACATCGCTGATGCTGAAGCTCTGGAATATCATCGCACCATGGAAATGCCCGAAGAAGAGTTTGCAGACATGGAACAGATGGCAGACGCTCAGGGGATTGACTACGAATCCGACGAAGAAGACGTGGATTAA
- a CDS encoding 3'-5' exonuclease, translating into MATGIATRQIEDTPVAVIDFETTGLTPGYDRVVEASVVRIDPGEKPRLVFDTLVNPSRPMAATEIHGISDADVANAPRFHDIAGEMLAATKDCVIAAYNVYFDIKFLAFELSNAGVRHDPPHFCLMYLRSMLGLGSRCKLEVACRQHGVDYSASHVAAHDALAAGQLFCNYLPEIRQQNVRTYDELAALKTYKFNNSFDHEPFPDPTAFGLQRFDAVVSRAGFRVSIDPVRQAIAGYWDTLKTVLADLEITDEELAYVLAERRRGGLRPEQIRVLHARAFASAISQFASDEWVDDREVRRLRRLHHCLAKLGWAPGQ; encoded by the coding sequence ATGGCAACCGGTATTGCGACTCGTCAAATCGAAGACACACCTGTTGCTGTCATCGACTTTGAAACAACCGGACTGACGCCAGGTTACGATCGCGTCGTCGAGGCTTCAGTTGTGCGCATTGATCCTGGTGAAAAACCAAGACTTGTGTTCGACACTCTGGTCAATCCGTCGCGTCCAATGGCTGCAACCGAGATACACGGGATATCGGATGCGGATGTCGCGAATGCTCCACGATTTCACGACATCGCTGGTGAAATGCTTGCCGCAACAAAAGACTGTGTCATCGCAGCGTATAACGTCTACTTTGACATCAAATTCCTCGCCTTCGAATTATCAAATGCAGGTGTTCGCCACGATCCGCCGCACTTCTGTCTTATGTATTTGCGTTCGATGCTTGGTCTTGGTTCTCGCTGCAAGTTGGAGGTTGCATGTCGGCAGCACGGAGTCGACTATTCTGCGTCGCATGTTGCTGCACATGACGCATTGGCTGCAGGGCAATTGTTCTGTAATTACTTGCCAGAAATCCGTCAGCAGAATGTTCGCACCTACGATGAGCTTGCAGCACTGAAGACCTACAAATTCAACAACAGCTTCGACCACGAACCTTTTCCTGACCCGACAGCATTCGGATTGCAACGATTTGATGCAGTGGTTTCAAGGGCAGGGTTCCGTGTTTCTATCGATCCAGTTCGGCAAGCGATTGCGGGATACTGGGATACCTTGAAAACAGTGCTGGCGGACTTGGAGATCACCGACGAAGAATTGGCGTACGTCTTGGCGGAGCGACGGCGTGGGGGCCTCAGGCCAGAACAGATTCGTGTGTTACATGCTCGGGCGTTTGCCAGTGCAATTTCACAATTCGCAAGTGACGAATGGGTCGATGACCGGGAAGTCAGGAGGTTACGTCGTCTTCACCATTGTCTTGCAAAGCTCGGCTGGGCACCGGGACAATGA
- a CDS encoding sulfatase has product MLQLFASHDSSLRLAFVRSDHETAMEWRDASSLRTSLRVVLVFLLATRILTPAVAAKPPNILFIFTDDQRNTTMGCSGHPVVRTPHVDSLATSGVRFENAFVSTSTCWVSRACLFTGCYERRHLYRKQPGPLDPDLCRSSHFSVLKAAGYRTGHLGKEHVTLSDVSAEEMFDVRRRLGRNPYFKEQPDGSQRHETDIIGDWACEFLDQQPSAKPFCLQLSFNAPHAEDGDRRPGIGHYPWPQSTDGMYEDQTMPLPRLRADSIYDAQPDFLKASINRQRFFWRWDTPEKYQTNMRAYLRMLSGIDNVVGRLRNKLSELGIADNTIIIYTADNGYYLGDRGFAGKWTHYEESLRVPLVIYDPRATQSNRGRVEPSMVLNSDLGPTIIDLAGLKAQSAHTGHSLLPLLQNQKPEGWRTDFLCEFLAVPATIPEWEGVRSDRWVYARYFVDGKDETPFEFLHDLQNDPDELVNLASTEESTSSPSVVEALQSMRKRCDELVARNGPSMKEILSESTASKKRPGKRSSK; this is encoded by the coding sequence ATGTTGCAATTATTCGCCAGTCACGATTCATCTCTTCGGCTTGCCTTCGTCAGGTCTGATCACGAAACAGCGATGGAATGGCGTGATGCCAGTAGTTTACGTACATCGCTGCGGGTGGTGTTGGTGTTTCTTCTGGCGACACGAATTCTGACACCAGCCGTCGCGGCGAAACCGCCGAATATTTTGTTCATTTTCACGGATGACCAGCGCAATACCACGATGGGCTGTTCGGGCCATCCTGTGGTCCGGACACCTCACGTTGACAGCCTGGCCACTTCGGGAGTGCGTTTCGAGAACGCATTCGTCTCAACCTCGACCTGCTGGGTCAGCCGAGCGTGTTTGTTTACCGGTTGCTATGAGCGACGACACCTTTATCGAAAACAACCAGGACCACTCGACCCTGACCTGTGTCGTTCGTCTCATTTCTCTGTGTTGAAGGCGGCTGGCTATCGAACCGGCCATCTGGGAAAGGAACATGTGACTCTGAGCGATGTTTCAGCAGAAGAGATGTTTGACGTTCGGCGTCGACTGGGTCGCAATCCCTATTTCAAAGAGCAGCCCGATGGTAGTCAGCGGCATGAGACCGATATCATTGGCGACTGGGCGTGCGAGTTTCTCGACCAGCAACCTTCGGCAAAGCCCTTCTGTCTGCAGCTGAGCTTCAATGCGCCTCATGCTGAAGACGGCGACCGCCGCCCGGGTATCGGACATTACCCGTGGCCGCAATCCACGGACGGTATGTACGAAGACCAGACAATGCCGCTGCCGCGATTGCGGGCCGATTCGATCTATGACGCTCAACCTGACTTCCTGAAAGCGTCCATTAACCGTCAACGATTTTTCTGGCGCTGGGACACCCCGGAAAAGTATCAAACCAACATGCGAGCTTATCTGCGGATGCTGTCGGGAATTGACAATGTCGTTGGGCGTCTGAGAAACAAGCTGAGTGAACTGGGCATCGCCGACAACACAATCATCATCTACACAGCCGATAATGGCTACTATCTGGGTGATCGCGGTTTCGCCGGAAAATGGACACACTATGAGGAATCACTGCGGGTACCCCTTGTCATCTACGATCCGCGAGCCACCCAATCAAACCGCGGACGTGTCGAGCCATCAATGGTGCTCAATAGCGATCTCGGCCCAACGATTATCGACTTGGCCGGGCTGAAAGCACAATCCGCGCACACCGGACACAGCCTGCTGCCGCTGCTGCAGAACCAAAAGCCAGAAGGATGGCGGACGGATTTCCTGTGTGAATTTCTGGCCGTACCGGCAACCATTCCTGAATGGGAAGGCGTGCGCAGCGATCGCTGGGTTTACGCTCGGTACTTTGTTGACGGAAAGGATGAAACTCCGTTCGAGTTTCTGCATGACCTGCAGAATGATCCGGACGAACTGGTGAACCTCGCATCAACGGAGGAATCCACTTCTTCACCGTCCGTAGTCGAGGCACTGCAATCGATGCGAAAACGTTGCGACGAATTGGTTGCCCGGAACGGACCCTCGATGAAAGAAATCCTTTCAGAATCGACCGCATCCAAAAAGCGACCGGGGAAGAGATCATCAAAGTAA